In Longimicrobiales bacterium, the following are encoded in one genomic region:
- a CDS encoding peptidyl-alpha-hydroxyglycine alpha-amidating lyase family protein: MRRPVNIGLQFTLLLGALLLPAPDAAAQNHASNPYRTVEGVWGQLPEGRTWGSTSAVYPAADGMHMWVGERCGANLCEDSDADPILLFSSEGELVRSFGAGIIVWPHGLHVDSDGNVWVADARGSADGRGHQVHKFSPDGELVMSLGQAGVAGSGEDTFTQPSDILVAPDGSIFVVDGHGAGNNNRVVKFDSSGKFLLQWGETGKENGEFRDPHALAMDSRGRLFVGDRGNSRIQVFTQDGEHLLTWTQFGRPSGLFIDQNDVLYSADSESTDAGSMSNMGFSRGIRVGSVHDGLITAFIPDPQWRLGVRGTTAAEGVAVDALGNIYGAEVGPRMLRKHLRVR; the protein is encoded by the coding sequence ATGCGACGCCCAGTGAATATTGGCCTTCAGTTCACGCTGCTTCTAGGAGCGTTGCTTCTTCCTGCCCCTGACGCTGCGGCGCAGAACCATGCATCCAACCCGTACCGCACGGTCGAGGGCGTATGGGGTCAGCTTCCGGAGGGACGCACCTGGGGGTCGACGAGCGCGGTCTACCCGGCTGCCGATGGCATGCACATGTGGGTGGGCGAGCGCTGTGGAGCGAACCTGTGCGAAGATTCCGATGCGGACCCGATCCTTCTCTTTTCGAGTGAGGGTGAACTCGTTCGGAGTTTCGGTGCCGGGATTATCGTCTGGCCCCACGGATTACACGTCGATTCGGACGGAAACGTCTGGGTTGCGGATGCGCGTGGCTCGGCCGACGGTCGTGGCCATCAGGTTCACAAGTTCAGTCCCGACGGAGAACTCGTCATGAGCCTGGGTCAGGCGGGGGTGGCTGGCAGTGGAGAGGACACGTTCACCCAGCCGTCCGACATCCTGGTGGCTCCCGATGGATCGATCTTCGTCGTGGACGGACACGGGGCCGGAAACAACAATCGGGTCGTGAAGTTCGACAGCTCAGGAAAATTCCTTCTCCAATGGGGCGAAACTGGGAAGGAGAACGGAGAGTTCCGTGATCCGCACGCGCTCGCGATGGACTCTCGGGGCCGCCTGTTCGTAGGTGACCGAGGCAACAGCAGAATCCAGGTGTTCACACAGGACGGTGAGCACCTTCTGACCTGGACCCAGTTCGGGCGCCCTAGCGGCCTCTTCATCGACCAGAACGATGTCCTCTACTCAGCGGACTCTGAGTCGACCGACGCAGGCAGCATGTCAAACATGGGTTTCTCCCGTGGCATCCGGGTTGGCAGCGTGCACGACGGCCTCATTACTGCCTTCATTCCGGATCCGCAGTGGCGGCTTGGCGTGCGCGGAACGACAGCCGCAGAAGGAGTCGCGGTCGACGCACTCGGCAACATCTATGGAGCAGAGGTCGGTCCCCGGATGCTACGGAAGCACCTCAGGGTCCGTTAG
- a CDS encoding AEC family transporter, producing the protein MLLQTMVPIFGLMALGFTAVRVGLMEQTGVKGLVLFVFNFSIPSLLLTSMVALEFPPDMDWRFLIAFYGASLLVYGGGALLGRLVFGRSLSEQAIFGMGAAFSNLVLMGIPIVLTALGPEASLPMLLIIGFHSATFMPLTVILIQAGKGSEGSFGQRAARVLVDVIRNPIILGIFTGLLLNVTGIEIWPPAAGMLDFLGAAAVPCALFAMGASIAGYPLTGDVAPAVALSSLKLIVHPFLVWLIAGPLLGLSGLWMSVAVLLAAMPSAVNVYLFGARYDAAPGIAARSVLLTTVGSMVTISVILVLIGA; encoded by the coding sequence ATGCTGTTGCAGACGATGGTGCCCATCTTCGGGCTCATGGCGCTTGGTTTCACAGCTGTGCGCGTTGGACTCATGGAGCAGACGGGTGTGAAGGGACTCGTTCTCTTCGTCTTCAATTTTTCGATCCCGTCGCTGCTTCTCACTAGCATGGTGGCGCTGGAATTTCCGCCTGATATGGACTGGAGATTCCTCATCGCGTTCTACGGGGCATCGCTTCTCGTCTACGGTGGCGGTGCGCTCCTCGGCCGCCTCGTCTTCGGTCGGTCGCTTTCGGAGCAGGCGATCTTCGGCATGGGTGCCGCGTTCTCGAATCTGGTGCTCATGGGGATACCCATCGTGCTCACTGCGCTCGGCCCGGAAGCGTCTCTCCCCATGCTTCTGATCATCGGATTCCATTCGGCGACGTTCATGCCCCTTACGGTGATCCTGATCCAGGCTGGGAAAGGGAGCGAGGGATCATTCGGGCAGCGTGCGGCTCGCGTTCTCGTCGATGTGATCCGCAACCCGATCATCCTCGGAATCTTCACAGGACTGCTTCTGAACGTCACGGGAATCGAGATCTGGCCGCCGGCCGCCGGTATGCTGGACTTCCTGGGTGCCGCCGCCGTTCCGTGCGCGCTGTTCGCGATGGGCGCTTCGATCGCGGGCTACCCCCTGACGGGCGATGTCGCACCCGCAGTCGCGCTGTCGTCGCTCAAGCTCATTGTGCATCCGTTTCTCGTCTGGCTGATCGCGGGACCGCTGCTCGGGTTGTCTGGCCTGTGGATGTCCGTGGCAGTCCTTCTCGCGGCGATGCCCAGCGCAGTGAATGTCTATCTATTCGGAGCGCGTTACGACGCAGCACCCGGCATCGCGGCTCGGTCCGTACTTCTGACGACGGTGGGTTCAATGGTGACGATCTCGGTCATTCTGGTGCTGATCGGCGCCTGA
- a CDS encoding xanthine dehydrogenase family protein molybdopterin-binding subunit, translating into MPELIGKDFTPPDIRAKVTGAAKYAEDFRMDGMLFCRLLKSPMPHAVVRSIDARTALAMDGVVAILTAADVPKQPAPGNSILTNEPLFVGDPILAVAAVDEETAQNAIDAIVLDLEPLPFCTDPLDSLRPDGPNARRDGNTFSRDEGVFEQKWSTDDFLDSSDSEMPRGAPGAEWTYGDLDAGFAAADLVLDESFVTASTAHHSMEPRTAFSYWQGGKCFVHGSTQSQSIVHPGLANYIGIPPEDLVFVSEFCGGGFGSKAGAYPIMSIPAHMSKKTGRPVMMRISRAEEYFLGSARCGFQGRIRMGFRADGRVTAADLYIVQENGPYSGFGDMGSAAGAVSLVYTPEAMRYRGISVLTNTPPRGAQRGPGQNQIACAVEPIIDKAARELGLDQIAIRRINAPDSSAKYNGSQGPVTSAHLGEALDLGRERFNYDDRRARSGQRNGSKVRGVGVGQAFHSAGASGFDGLVRIDEDGKLHIHTGVGNLGTYSYAATSRVAAEVLGYDWDNCVIHRGDSSRHLPWNNGQFGSNTSFTMTRTNYVAAMDALSKLKQIAAIRIGGREADWDVSGESLVHRENPSWRMTYSSAARWAIRMGGHYSGENLPADLNAMTRRSAEALAGTGLLGVARDSNRHTGTVPALAAGFVEIELDVDTGRVEIIDYLGVVDCGVVLHPQSLGAQVRGGAVMGFGMALTERHVYDRRWGLPAGIGLHQAKPMTYLDVPTTMDWAAVGIPDPQNPVGAKGIGEPLMGCAASAVLCAVSDALGGHYFNRTPIATDMIINAANDREPSHRPLAVNTQ; encoded by the coding sequence ATGCCAGAGCTGATCGGAAAGGACTTCACTCCGCCGGATATCCGAGCCAAGGTGACGGGGGCTGCGAAGTACGCGGAAGATTTCCGCATGGATGGCATGCTCTTCTGTCGCCTCCTCAAGAGCCCCATGCCGCACGCAGTCGTCAGAAGTATCGACGCTCGGACAGCGCTCGCGATGGACGGGGTCGTGGCGATCCTCACCGCCGCCGACGTGCCAAAACAGCCCGCGCCCGGCAACAGCATCCTGACGAACGAGCCTCTCTTCGTCGGCGACCCGATCCTCGCGGTCGCGGCCGTCGACGAGGAGACCGCTCAGAATGCGATCGACGCGATCGTGCTCGACCTCGAGCCGCTCCCCTTCTGCACCGACCCACTCGACAGCCTGAGGCCCGACGGGCCCAACGCGAGGAGAGACGGGAACACCTTCTCTCGCGACGAGGGCGTTTTCGAACAGAAATGGTCGACTGACGATTTCCTGGACAGTTCCGATTCCGAGATGCCTCGCGGAGCACCTGGCGCGGAGTGGACGTACGGCGATCTCGATGCCGGATTCGCGGCCGCGGACCTGGTCCTCGACGAGAGTTTCGTAACCGCGAGCACAGCACACCATTCGATGGAGCCACGGACCGCCTTCTCATACTGGCAGGGTGGGAAGTGCTTCGTCCACGGCTCGACTCAGAGCCAGTCGATCGTCCATCCCGGATTAGCGAACTATATCGGGATTCCGCCTGAGGACCTGGTTTTCGTTTCGGAGTTCTGCGGCGGCGGATTCGGATCGAAGGCGGGAGCCTATCCGATCATGTCGATCCCGGCGCATATGTCGAAAAAGACCGGACGTCCGGTCATGATGCGGATTAGCCGCGCCGAGGAATACTTCCTTGGCTCAGCCCGGTGTGGATTCCAGGGCCGCATTCGAATGGGCTTCCGCGCCGACGGCCGGGTCACGGCCGCAGACCTTTACATCGTTCAGGAGAACGGGCCCTACAGCGGCTTCGGCGACATGGGGAGCGCCGCGGGGGCGGTCTCACTCGTCTACACTCCCGAGGCCATGCGCTATCGCGGGATCTCGGTACTGACCAACACCCCACCGCGCGGAGCTCAGCGGGGACCTGGCCAGAACCAGATCGCATGCGCGGTCGAGCCGATCATCGACAAAGCCGCGCGAGAACTGGGGCTGGACCAGATCGCGATCCGACGCATAAACGCTCCGGACAGCAGTGCGAAGTACAACGGCAGCCAAGGTCCGGTCACGAGCGCACATCTTGGCGAGGCTCTCGATCTCGGACGAGAACGATTCAACTATGACGACCGACGCGCGCGCAGCGGTCAACGAAATGGATCCAAGGTTCGAGGCGTCGGCGTGGGCCAGGCCTTCCACTCGGCGGGTGCGAGCGGATTCGACGGGCTCGTGCGGATCGACGAAGACGGGAAGCTCCACATTCACACTGGTGTCGGGAATCTCGGGACGTACTCCTACGCCGCGACCTCTCGTGTAGCCGCTGAGGTCCTTGGGTACGACTGGGACAACTGTGTCATCCACAGGGGTGACTCCAGCCGGCACCTCCCCTGGAACAACGGTCAATTCGGCAGCAACACGTCGTTCACCATGACGAGGACCAACTACGTCGCTGCGATGGATGCGTTGAGCAAGCTGAAGCAGATCGCCGCCATCAGGATCGGCGGTCGAGAAGCCGACTGGGACGTCTCCGGCGAGAGTCTGGTTCACCGTGAAAACCCATCCTGGCGAATGACGTACTCGAGTGCAGCTCGTTGGGCGATTCGCATGGGCGGTCACTACAGCGGGGAAAACCTGCCAGCCGACCTGAACGCGATGACGCGACGATCGGCGGAGGCGCTTGCGGGCACTGGACTTCTCGGCGTCGCCCGAGACAGCAACCGGCACACAGGTACTGTCCCGGCACTCGCCGCGGGCTTCGTAGAGATCGAACTGGACGTCGATACAGGGCGCGTGGAGATCATCGACTACCTGGGCGTCGTAGACTGTGGTGTCGTACTCCACCCACAGAGTCTGGGCGCGCAGGTGCGCGGCGGAGCCGTCATGGGCTTCGGCATGGCTCTCACGGAACGGCACGTCTACGACCGACGGTGGGGCTTGCCGGCTGGCATAGGACTCCATCAGGCCAAACCGATGACCTACCTCGATGTCCCAACCACCATGGATTGGGCGGCAGTGGGCATTCCCGACCCCCAAAATCCGGTTGGCGCAAAGGGAATCGGAGAGCCGCTGATGGGATGCGCGGCCTCCGCCGTCCTGTGTGCGGTCTCGGACGCGCTGGGCGGTCACTATTTCAACCGGACCCCGATCGCGACGGACATGATTATCAATGCCGCCAACGATCGCGAGCCGTCGCACCGACCGCTCGCGGTCAACACGCAGTAG
- a CDS encoding amidase — protein MINRRRFLGTTAAGTAGLAMSTSGCAPGGDSSGGATVSSQDSQVPPFELDEVTVTELQASMASGERTSRSITELYLGRIEALDRQGPELRSIIETNPDALALAHELDAERAAGNVRGPLHGIPVAIKDNIDTHDGMTTTAGSLALEGSIPVQDAYIAAQLKAAGAIVLAKANMSEWAYFRGYAASSGWSARGGQCRMPYALNRNPCGSSSGSGVAVSANLVPLTIGTETGGSIMCPSSINGVVGIKPTVGLWSRSGIIPISHSQDTAGPMARTVRDAAILLGPLTGVDPRDEATAASAGNAHTDYTQFLDADGLRGARIGVARSFTGFDPRIIELFDDAINAMRDAGAVIVDPANLDASAWNDPLSLVLLEYEFKADLNAYLEGLGPDAPVKSLAEVIAFNEANADREMPYFGQQRMHDSQARGPLTDRAYVEAKRTVQRSNREDGIDGLMDGHRLDAIIAPTRDLSWPTDHIRGDRLEGGSSAGPAAIAGYPDISVPMGLISGLPVGLSFFGRAWSEPTLLRVAYAYEQATQMRRPPTFAPSLG, from the coding sequence ATGATCAATCGACGTCGATTCCTGGGAACGACCGCAGCAGGGACTGCGGGTCTCGCGATGAGCACCTCCGGGTGCGCGCCCGGGGGTGACTCGAGCGGCGGGGCAACAGTTTCATCACAGGACAGTCAGGTTCCTCCGTTCGAGCTGGACGAGGTCACGGTCACCGAGCTCCAGGCGAGCATGGCCTCGGGCGAACGCACGTCTCGTTCGATCACGGAGTTGTACCTGGGGCGAATCGAAGCCCTCGATCGGCAAGGGCCCGAGTTGCGCTCGATTATCGAGACAAATCCCGACGCGCTCGCGCTGGCTCACGAGCTCGATGCCGAGCGTGCCGCCGGGAATGTGCGCGGACCGCTACACGGCATCCCCGTCGCTATCAAAGACAACATCGATACACATGACGGCATGACGACAACTGCGGGCTCGCTGGCTCTCGAGGGGTCGATTCCTGTTCAGGACGCGTATATCGCCGCTCAGCTCAAGGCTGCCGGGGCGATTGTGCTCGCGAAGGCCAACATGAGTGAGTGGGCGTATTTCCGTGGCTATGCTGCGTCGAGTGGCTGGAGCGCTCGCGGTGGCCAGTGCCGGATGCCCTACGCATTGAATCGGAACCCGTGCGGTTCCAGCTCAGGCTCGGGCGTCGCCGTCTCTGCCAACTTGGTACCGCTCACGATCGGGACGGAGACGGGTGGCTCGATCATGTGCCCATCCTCGATCAATGGCGTGGTCGGAATCAAGCCCACGGTCGGCCTCTGGAGCCGGTCGGGCATCATTCCGATCTCCCATTCCCAGGATACAGCCGGCCCGATGGCGCGCACGGTGCGTGACGCAGCGATTCTTCTCGGACCACTGACGGGGGTCGACCCTCGCGATGAGGCGACAGCCGCCAGCGCAGGGAACGCCCACACGGACTACACCCAGTTCCTCGACGCTGACGGCCTGCGGGGAGCACGCATCGGAGTCGCTCGTAGCTTCACTGGATTCGACCCCCGGATCATCGAGCTGTTCGACGACGCGATCAACGCCATGCGTGATGCCGGTGCCGTCATCGTGGACCCTGCGAACCTGGATGCTTCCGCATGGAATGATCCACTGTCACTCGTGCTGCTTGAGTACGAGTTCAAGGCAGATCTCAACGCCTATCTCGAGGGACTGGGCCCTGACGCACCGGTGAAGAGCCTCGCTGAGGTGATCGCCTTCAACGAGGCGAACGCAGACCGGGAGATGCCGTACTTCGGCCAACAGCGCATGCACGATTCACAGGCGCGTGGGCCGTTGACTGATCGAGCCTATGTCGAGGCGAAGCGGACCGTTCAGCGCTCGAACCGCGAAGATGGCATCGACGGCCTCATGGATGGCCACCGCCTGGACGCGATCATCGCACCGACCAGGGATCTCTCCTGGCCGACTGATCACATCAGGGGAGATCGTCTGGAGGGTGGTAGTAGCGCTGGCCCGGCGGCGATCGCAGGATACCCGGACATCAGCGTTCCTATGGGGCTGATTTCTGGGCTTCCCGTCGGGCTGTCCTTCTTCGGGCGGGCGTGGAGCGAACCGACGCTCCTGCGCGTCGCATATGCGTACGAGCAGGCGACGCAGATGCGTCGTCCGCCAACCTTCGCTCCTTCCCTTGGGTAG
- a CDS encoding D-aminoacylase: MKQTNPFVRRTSLLAALLVGLGGCSQEFDLVLQGGTVLDGTGAPGLLADVGVRDGLIIEVGDLSGRTAVDRIDVTGHVVAPGFIDPHTHSRETIFEIPSAENFVRQGVTTLVEGNDGGSPLDLERWYDSLAANGGTSANFAMFVGHGSIRSEVIGNEDRAPTEEELREMEAFVERGMAAGALGLSTGLFYVPGTFSETEEVVALSLVAAAAGGIYISHMRNEGEGVFDSVRETIRIGREAGIPVQMTHHKIGAWRNFGRAQESIDLIRAARAEGVDVTFDQYPYTASSTGLSSIIPPWAREGDRLAERLADPETRRRIVTDMVTWIEMRFADDPSKIQLVSCGFDDEAGAAFPADMAGLTLLDILADRETEGPTAVADLILEIDQAGRCSAIFHAFDEGDVQTLMQSEFGMIGSDGGLSHYGEASPHPRGYGTFPRVLGHYARDLGVITLPEAVRRMTAVPADRLGFTDRGRIAPGLVADLTVFDPARVIDRATFDNPHQYPDGIPHVFVRGIAVVKDGEITDERPGEALKGPGYAG, encoded by the coding sequence ATGAAGCAGACAAACCCGTTCGTTCGTCGCACTTCGCTTCTCGCCGCGCTGTTGGTTGGCCTCGGCGGTTGCTCTCAGGAGTTCGATCTCGTTCTTCAAGGAGGGACGGTTCTCGATGGGACCGGAGCCCCAGGCCTTCTCGCGGATGTCGGAGTACGTGACGGTCTGATCATCGAGGTGGGTGACCTGAGCGGGCGGACGGCCGTCGACCGTATCGACGTCACGGGCCACGTGGTTGCGCCAGGATTTATCGACCCACATACGCACTCGCGTGAGACGATTTTCGAAATCCCCTCGGCGGAAAACTTCGTAAGGCAGGGGGTCACGACTCTGGTCGAGGGAAACGACGGAGGCTCACCACTCGACCTCGAGAGATGGTACGACTCGCTCGCGGCGAACGGCGGCACCTCCGCCAACTTCGCGATGTTTGTCGGGCATGGCTCCATTCGATCCGAGGTGATCGGCAACGAAGACCGGGCGCCCACGGAGGAAGAGCTCCGAGAGATGGAGGCGTTCGTCGAGCGCGGCATGGCTGCCGGGGCGCTGGGACTGTCGACCGGGCTGTTTTACGTGCCCGGGACTTTCTCCGAGACCGAGGAGGTCGTAGCGCTTTCGCTCGTGGCCGCGGCGGCCGGGGGTATCTATATCTCGCACATGCGCAATGAGGGCGAAGGAGTCTTTGACTCTGTGCGAGAGACGATTCGCATCGGCCGGGAGGCTGGTATCCCGGTGCAGATGACGCACCACAAGATCGGTGCATGGCGGAATTTCGGGCGCGCCCAGGAGTCGATCGACCTGATCAGGGCCGCTCGTGCGGAGGGTGTGGATGTGACCTTCGATCAGTACCCGTACACAGCGTCCTCGACGGGGTTGTCCAGCATTATTCCTCCATGGGCTCGGGAGGGCGATCGACTTGCGGAGCGCCTCGCAGATCCAGAAACACGCCGCCGGATCGTGACGGACATGGTCACGTGGATCGAGATGCGCTTCGCTGACGACCCGTCCAAGATCCAGCTCGTGTCCTGTGGCTTCGATGATGAGGCAGGAGCCGCGTTCCCTGCGGATATGGCGGGCCTGACGCTGCTCGACATTCTCGCCGATCGTGAGACGGAGGGGCCGACAGCGGTGGCTGATCTGATCCTCGAGATTGATCAGGCAGGGAGATGCAGCGCGATCTTCCACGCATTCGACGAGGGCGATGTCCAGACGCTCATGCAGTCGGAGTTCGGGATGATCGGGTCGGATGGGGGCCTCAGTCACTACGGTGAGGCCAGCCCACACCCCCGTGGGTACGGGACATTTCCGCGGGTGCTCGGTCACTACGCGCGCGATCTCGGAGTGATCACGCTGCCTGAAGCGGTGCGTCGCATGACCGCTGTGCCCGCGGACCGACTTGGGTTCACCGATCGTGGTCGCATTGCACCGGGGCTCGTGGCCGATCTCACCGTGTTTGACCCAGCGCGGGTCATCGACCGGGCCACATTCGATAACCCTCACCAGTATCCGGACGGAATTCCACATGTATTTGTCCGAGGCATCGCAGTAGTGAAGGACGGCGAGATCACCGACGAGCGACCGGGCGAGGCCTTGAAAGGCCCGGGATACGCGGGGTAG
- a CDS encoding xanthine dehydrogenase family protein subunit M, producing MLKDAMAGFEFYQPADLDGAVTLMDRFGPDGWALAGGYDSLDWFKERGKSPLAVIDLEGVTELRGIRAWEGGLEIGAMTTLSEVVDDSAVRTQFPLLSEAAGRVASPQIRNAGTLGGNVCQDARCWYYRYGVNCYRAGGNTCYAAAPDAMNREHAIFGASRCVAVSPSDTAPALVALDASMVVRSAGGERVIKAEDFFMQPSVDITRMTVLEPGDLLVSIRLPAAWTGADYYFEKVADRDTWDFALASVAAVFRMDGPTVAETRIVCGAVQCVPRRFSSVERIVRGQARTLDVAEAAAAAAGRGADPLAHNAYKVPLTERLIRRAVEAA from the coding sequence ATGCTGAAAGATGCGATGGCAGGCTTCGAGTTCTATCAGCCTGCGGACCTGGACGGCGCAGTCACCTTGATGGATCGCTTTGGACCGGATGGCTGGGCTCTCGCGGGTGGATACGACAGCCTCGACTGGTTCAAGGAGCGCGGTAAGTCTCCACTGGCTGTGATCGATCTCGAAGGGGTGACAGAACTCCGTGGTATCCGGGCCTGGGAGGGGGGGCTCGAGATCGGTGCGATGACCACTCTCAGCGAGGTGGTCGACGACTCGGCAGTGCGCACGCAGTTCCCACTGCTCTCAGAGGCTGCGGGCCGCGTGGCGAGTCCACAGATCCGCAACGCGGGGACGCTCGGTGGAAACGTCTGTCAGGATGCGCGTTGCTGGTACTACCGCTACGGGGTGAATTGCTATCGGGCGGGCGGGAATACGTGTTATGCCGCAGCGCCCGATGCCATGAACCGCGAGCACGCGATCTTCGGGGCCAGCCGCTGCGTGGCGGTATCACCCTCTGATACCGCGCCGGCTCTCGTGGCCTTGGATGCGTCGATGGTAGTGCGCAGCGCAGGAGGCGAGCGAGTGATCAAGGCGGAAGACTTCTTCATGCAGCCATCCGTGGACATCACACGCATGACGGTGCTCGAGCCGGGAGACCTCCTGGTGTCGATTCGGCTGCCGGCAGCCTGGACCGGCGCAGACTACTACTTCGAAAAGGTCGCCGATCGCGACACGTGGGACTTCGCGCTCGCATCTGTGGCTGCGGTCTTCCGGATGGACGGCCCGACGGTGGCTGAGACACGCATCGTATGTGGGGCCGTGCAATGCGTGCCTCGGCGATTCTCATCGGTCGAGCGAATCGTCCGCGGCCAGGCACGCACCCTCGATGTGGCTGAAGCAGCAGCGGCTGCGGCCGGGCGGGGAGCAGACCCGCTCGCACACAATGCATACAAGGTGCCGCTTACCGAGCGACTGATACGGCGAGCGGTCGAAGCCGCCTAG
- a CDS encoding (2Fe-2S)-binding protein encodes MSPTELPTTTILLPETRPRWSRRDFIKGVIASGATVSGLTWFGTGVRGQSQAGGLERLVTLTVNGQTRRVDVLPNETLATTLRYKLGLTGTKIGCDRAECGACTVILGDTTSYSCSTLTHRVRGREIRTVEGLESEDGTLHPVQQAFIDELGPQCGFCTPGQVMSTVALLERNPSPTRDEARDALAGNLCRCGAYDHYLNGVMRAAQEA; translated from the coding sequence GTGAGTCCTACGGAGCTTCCGACCACCACGATCTTGCTGCCCGAGACCCGGCCCCGATGGTCTCGCCGCGACTTCATTAAAGGCGTCATTGCGTCGGGCGCGACTGTGTCTGGCCTCACTTGGTTCGGCACCGGCGTACGAGGGCAAAGCCAGGCGGGAGGTCTTGAACGCCTCGTCACGCTCACGGTCAACGGGCAGACCCGGCGGGTCGACGTGCTACCGAATGAGACCCTAGCGACGACGCTGCGCTATAAGCTCGGACTGACCGGAACAAAGATCGGGTGCGATCGGGCAGAATGCGGTGCCTGCACCGTGATTCTCGGGGATACGACGAGCTACTCGTGCTCGACGCTGACCCACCGGGTGCGCGGCCGGGAAATTCGGACCGTCGAGGGGCTGGAATCGGAGGATGGCACGCTGCACCCGGTACAACAGGCGTTCATCGACGAACTCGGGCCCCAGTGCGGGTTCTGCACGCCGGGTCAGGTCATGTCCACTGTTGCGCTGCTCGAACGCAATCCTTCGCCCACCCGCGACGAGGCTCGCGATGCACTCGCCGGCAACCTCTGCCGATGCGGGGCCTACGACCACTACCTGAACGGCGTCATGCGCGCCGCACAGGAGGCCTGA